The Streptomyces sp. M92 nucleotide sequence TGCCGCCAGTTGATGTCCTCGACGTAGCCGTCCTCGCCGCTGTCGAGCTGGATGTAGTCGCCCGGCTGCACGGTCTTCGAGGCCAGGATGTGGATGCCCGCGAAGAGGTTGGCCAGCGTGTCCTGGAGGGCCAGCGCGACCGCCAGACCACCCACGCCGAGTGCGGTGAGCAGCGGGGCTATGGAGACGCCCAGCGTCTGGAGCATCACCAGGAAGCCGATGGCCAGCACCAGGATGCGGGTGATGTTGACGAAGATCGTGGCCGACCCGGCGACCCCGGAGCGGGACGTGGTCAGCGTCCGCACCAGACCGGCGATCACCCGGGCCGCCGAGACGGTGGTCACGAAGATCAGCAGGACCGTCAGCACCTGGTTGACGTTGTGCTGCACGGTCCGCGTCAGCGGCAGCGCCGCCGCCGCCCCCGCCACGCCGCCCGCGACCGCGGCCCAGGGCGCCACCGTGCGCAGCGCGGCCACGATCACGTCGTCGCCGCTCCAGCGGGTGCGCCCGGCGTGCCCCGCCAGCCAGCGCAGCAGCAAGCGCAGCAGGAACGCCGCCACCAGGCCGGCCGCCAGCCAGATGCCGGCGGGCACCAGGTGGTCCATGGTCAGGTCTTCGGTCACCGGTCACCTCGGGAAGTCGGTCTGCATGACTGCCCCGGTCCGCAAGGCAGTTCGACCGGGGCGAGCGTTCATCCTGCCGCATTCCGGGCGGTGCTCCGTACCGCGCCGAGGGGTCAGGCCGCCCGGCGCTCGATGGCGAGCGCCAGTCGCGGCAGCACCCGGCCGGCGATGGAACCCGAGGGGACCTGCCCCACGCGCACCGCGCCCATCGCACGGTAGAAGGGCTCGGCGTTCGGGTCCGCGTCGATGGTGAGCCGGGCGAAGCCCAGGTCCCGTCCGGCGGCGACGGTGTGCGCGAACAGTCGGCGGCCGACTCCCCGGCCAATCACCCGCGGCTCGACGAACATCATGCCGAGCACCCCCACGGGCGGCTCTCCCTCGAGCGTCGTGAAACCCAGGACCCGGCCGCCCGCGTCGGCCACCAGGGCCCGTCGGCGTGCGACCTCGTCCGCACGCACGGTCAGCTCCTGGCGGCACGCTTCCAGGAACCCGGCGTCGTAACCCCAGTGCGCCTTGGACCGCAGTGCCAGCTCGCTGAGCGGCTCCGCCTCCGAGGCCCTCGCGGGCCTGAACAGCACGTCCATCTGCCCCTCCCCAGTCAGGTCCGGTTCCCGCGATCCTCGCACCCGCCTCAGATCACCCGCATCCGAACCAGCGCCGCCAGCGTCAGGGCCCCCGGCAGCAACGGCAGCCAGACGGTCAGCAGCCGGAAGGCCAGCACCACCGCCGTGGCCACGGCCGCCGGGCCGCCCGCCGCCACCAGCGCCACGACCAGCGCTGCCTCGACCGAACCGATGCCGCCCGGCGTCGGCACCAGCGCGACCGCGACCGTCGCCGCCAGGTACGCCACCGCCATGTGCCCGACCGGCACGTCGAGCGCCAGCGACTTGCCCACCATGACCAGCGCCGCCGTCTGGAGCGCCGGGAAGGCGAGCGCCCCGCCCCACAGCGCCAGCGCCCGCGCCGGGCGGGCGTGC carries:
- a CDS encoding mechanosensitive ion channel family protein; this translates as MDHLVPAGIWLAAGLVAAFLLRLLLRWLAGHAGRTRWSGDDVIVAALRTVAPWAAVAGGVAGAAAALPLTRTVQHNVNQVLTVLLIFVTTVSAARVIAGLVRTLTTSRSGVAGSATIFVNITRILVLAIGFLVMLQTLGVSIAPLLTALGVGGLAVALALQDTLANLFAGIHILASKTVQPGDYIQLDSGEDGYVEDINWRQTTVRELSNNLVVIPNSQLAKSNMTNFMRPEQKLTILVQAGVAYDSDLDHVERVTTEVVAEVMTEIAGAVPDHEPAVRFHTFGDSRIGFTVILGVGEFSDQYRIKHEFIKRLHKRYRAEGIRIPAPTRTVALQQGGAAFPQQRTGADAPAHL
- a CDS encoding GNAT family N-acetyltransferase — translated: MDVLFRPARASEAEPLSELALRSKAHWGYDAGFLEACRQELTVRADEVARRRALVADAGGRVLGFTTLEGEPPVGVLGMMFVEPRVIGRGVGRRLFAHTVAAGRDLGFARLTIDADPNAEPFYRAMGAVRVGQVPSGSIAGRVLPRLALAIERRAA